A portion of the Thermodesulfobacteriota bacterium genome contains these proteins:
- the secF gene encoding protein translocase subunit SecF → MIELVKNPKYDFMAIKNYAFAFSAVLMILGLIGTVQIFRGHANLGIDLAGGTSIQAKFRNPVSMERVRSLLADAGHSGAMLQGVEGDTVLMIKLRAVGGQEERMVAEPVLKLLREKMPENPFVVESISEIGPAIGHKLRQDATWALAIAFLAIIVYLAWRFEFKFGVTATVATFHDIFAMVGIFWALGLEQDLLFITALLTIGGYSLTDTVVIFDRIRENIRLRKRNTFSETINLSVNEVLSRSLVTGFTVILAVAALLAFGGDVLRNFALALLIGLVIGSYSSIFVAGPMLVLWRGEKMADVKR, encoded by the coding sequence ATGATCGAACTCGTGAAGAATCCGAAATACGATTTCATGGCCATCAAGAACTACGCGTTCGCGTTCTCCGCGGTCCTGATGATCCTCGGCCTCATCGGGACCGTGCAGATCTTCCGCGGGCACGCCAACCTCGGCATCGACCTGGCGGGCGGCACCTCGATCCAGGCGAAGTTCCGGAATCCGGTCTCCATGGAGCGGGTCCGGTCGCTGCTGGCCGACGCGGGGCACAGCGGGGCGATGCTGCAGGGGGTGGAGGGCGACACCGTCCTCATGATCAAGCTGCGGGCGGTCGGCGGACAGGAGGAGCGGATGGTCGCGGAGCCCGTCCTGAAGCTCCTTCGGGAGAAGATGCCGGAGAACCCGTTCGTCGTGGAGAGCATCTCCGAGATCGGCCCCGCGATCGGGCACAAGCTGCGCCAGGATGCAACCTGGGCGCTCGCCATCGCCTTCCTTGCGATCATCGTTTACCTGGCGTGGAGGTTCGAGTTCAAGTTCGGGGTCACCGCGACGGTCGCCACCTTCCACGACATCTTCGCGATGGTGGGCATCTTCTGGGCGCTCGGCCTCGAGCAGGACCTCCTGTTCATCACGGCGCTGCTCACGATCGGGGGATATTCGCTGACCGACACGGTGGTCATCTTCGACCGGATCCGGGAGAACATCCGGCTCCGCAAGCGGAACACCTTCTCCGAGACGATCAACCTGAGCGTCAACGAAGTGCTGAGCCGGTCGCTCGTGACGGGATTCACGGTGATCCTCGCCGTGGCGGCGCTGCTGGCCTTCGGCGGCGACGTGCTGCGCAACTTCGCCCTCGCGCTCCTGATCGGCCTCGTCATCGGGAGCTATTCGTCCATCTTCGTCGCGGGCCCGATGCTCGTTCTCTGGCGCGGCGAGAAGATGGCCGACGTGAAGAGGTGA
- the secD gene encoding protein translocase subunit SecD has protein sequence MWRNITWRIAMIVFLTAAAAAVLAPSLTEKIPASWRDPMPKINLGLDLQGGVFLRLQVEIDKAIENTTQRYADEARAVVRDKGLPVLGYKRTSAESFSLAFPPGEFAGKALELLKEEFPSLDVTLGEVKPEGASVVAKMKEAEVQAIRMNAVGQGVETIRNRIDQFGVREPQIVAEGDDRIVVQLPGVKDQQRAIELVGKTALLEFKLVDEGASVEEALKGNLPEDSQLLYQKSADPASGRIAKTPIVVKKRSLLTGDTIKTAKVSFGGQAGGAYVSISFDSRGARIFDRVTAENVKRRLAIVLDDTVYSAPVIQERISGGEAQITGSFTAEEASDLAIVLRAGSLPAPVKVIQNVTIGPSLGEDSIRKGIRAAIIGALLVVGFMGFYYRFSGMVANFAMLFNVLFLLAGMAAFSATLTLPGIAGIILAIGMSVDSNVLIFERIREELRSKKAVRPSIDAGYDKAFVTVVDTHVTTLITAIILFQFGTGPIKGFAVSLSMGVAINLFTALVCTKVVFDYLNAKKPMKTLSI, from the coding sequence ATGTGGAGGAACATCACCTGGCGGATCGCCATGATCGTTTTCCTGACGGCCGCGGCCGCAGCCGTCCTGGCGCCGTCCCTTACCGAAAAGATCCCGGCCTCGTGGCGGGATCCCATGCCGAAGATCAACCTCGGCCTCGACCTGCAGGGCGGCGTGTTCCTGCGGCTCCAGGTCGAGATCGACAAGGCCATCGAGAACACGACGCAGCGCTACGCGGACGAAGCGCGGGCGGTGGTCCGCGACAAGGGGCTCCCGGTCCTCGGTTACAAGAGAACTTCGGCCGAAAGCTTCTCCCTCGCGTTCCCTCCCGGCGAGTTCGCGGGGAAGGCGCTGGAGCTCCTTAAGGAGGAGTTCCCATCGCTCGACGTCACGCTGGGCGAGGTGAAGCCCGAAGGGGCGTCCGTCGTAGCGAAGATGAAGGAGGCCGAGGTACAGGCGATCCGGATGAACGCCGTCGGGCAGGGCGTGGAGACCATCCGGAACCGGATCGACCAGTTCGGCGTGCGGGAGCCGCAGATCGTCGCCGAGGGCGACGACCGGATCGTCGTCCAGCTCCCCGGCGTCAAGGACCAGCAGCGCGCCATCGAGCTCGTCGGCAAGACGGCGCTGCTCGAGTTCAAGCTGGTGGACGAAGGCGCCAGTGTCGAGGAGGCGCTCAAGGGGAACCTGCCCGAGGACAGCCAGCTCCTGTACCAGAAATCGGCGGATCCCGCCAGCGGCCGCATCGCGAAGACCCCCATCGTGGTGAAGAAACGCTCGCTGCTGACGGGAGACACGATCAAGACGGCGAAGGTCAGCTTCGGCGGCCAGGCGGGGGGCGCGTACGTCTCCATCTCCTTCGACTCCCGCGGCGCGAGGATTTTCGACCGCGTGACCGCGGAGAACGTGAAGCGCCGGCTCGCGATCGTCCTCGACGACACCGTCTATTCCGCCCCGGTGATCCAGGAGCGGATCTCGGGAGGGGAGGCGCAGATCACCGGGAGCTTCACGGCGGAGGAGGCCTCCGACCTTGCCATCGTGCTGCGGGCCGGCTCGCTGCCCGCGCCCGTCAAGGTGATCCAGAACGTCACCATCGGGCCGTCGCTCGGGGAGGATTCGATCCGGAAGGGGATCCGCGCGGCCATCATCGGGGCGCTGCTGGTGGTGGGGTTCATGGGGTTCTATTACCGGTTCTCCGGGATGGTGGCGAATTTCGCCATGCTGTTCAACGTCCTCTTTCTGCTCGCGGGGATGGCCGCCTTCTCGGCGACGCTCACCCTCCCGGGCATCGCGGGGATCATCCTGGCGATCGGGATGTCGGTCGACTCCAACGTGCTGATCTTCGAGCGCATCCGGGAGGAGCTCCGCTCGAAGAAGGCGGTGCGCCCGTCCATCGACGCCGGGTACGACAAGGCGTTCGTGACGGTGGTCGACACCCACGTGACCACGCTGATCACCGCGATCATCCTCTTCCAGTTCGGGACCGGGCCGATCAAGGGATTCGCGGTCTCGCTCTCCATGGGCGTTGCGATCAACCTCTTCACGGCGCTGGTCTGCACGAAGGTCGTGTTCGACTACCTGAACGCGAAGAAGCCGATGAAGACTCTGAGCATATAG